Below is a genomic region from Brassica rapa cultivar Chiifu-401-42 chromosome A08, CAAS_Brap_v3.01, whole genome shotgun sequence.
TAAAACAAGTCATGAAAAAATATTCTTAACTATAGTTTTGACATCagtattttgttttggtttgtaaATATTTACACATTGACTATTACAGAGTGGAGCTATTCGTTACAAATCAggcttttaaaaataattaggattaggatttttatttgtattttttgttgttCACCTATTAGGATTTGTATAGATTTAACAAAAACAATGAGATCTCGTTTAAAACAACAGTCTCATTaagattgttttttgtttttaatatctaCATTTTGTTGTGGTTGAAAGTATGGTTTGAAAGAACAGGAGTGAATGGTATTACAGCTGAACCGACGGAGCAAGAAATCAAAAAAGCTTTATTTGATATTAAACCGGAGAAAGCTCCAGGCCCAGATGGTATGACGAGTAGACTTTTTCAGAGATTTTGGCATGTTATGCAAAGAGATATCATCAGACTAGTGAAAGACTTCTTTAATGATGGAAATTTTGACCCGAGACTAAATCAGACCAACATTTGCTTGATCCCAAAGAAGGAAAGACCGAGAGAAATGACGGAGTTCAGACCTATTAGCCTCTGTAACGTTAGTTACAAGATCATATCGAAACTGCTATCTAAGAGACTCAAGAGAGTTCTTCCTGAGCTGATTTCGGAGACTCAATCTGCCTTTGTGGCACGACGTTTGATCACAGATAATATTTTACTTGCGCAAGAGAACTTCCACGCCCTCCGGACAAACACCAGAGCTAGAGAAGAATTTATGGCCATCAAGACGGACATGAGCAAAGCGTACGACAGGGTGGAATGGAGTTTTATCCGGACCTTAATGCTGCGTTTGGGGTTTGCAGAAAAGTTGGTTGATCTTATTATGTTTTGTGTTACATCGATCTCCTATCAAGTGATCATTAATGGAGAACCCAGGGGTAAAATTATACCCACGAGAGGTTTGAGGCAGGGAGACCCATTATCCCCGTTCCTTTTCATCTTGTGCACTGAAGCTCTGATCTCCCTTCTTAAAGGAGCGGAGGATGAGAAGCGCATCTTAGGACTACGTGTGGCTCGGGCCAGCCCCCGGATATCTCATCTTCTCTTTGCGGACGATAGCCTTTTTTTCTGCAAAGCAGAAGTGAGACAGTGCAAGGAAATTTTAGACATCTTGGACTCATATGGAAAAGCTTCGGGACAGCAACTAAATGCGACTAAATCTTCCATCATTTTTGGAAATAAGGTCGATCAAAACATAAAGCAGAATATAAAGGCTGTTCTTGGGACTACTACTGAAGGTGGGATGGGCAAATACCTAGGACTCCCAGAGCAAATTTGTGGCTCTAAGATGAAAGTTTTCTCTTACGTACAAGACCGTCTTAATGGATGTGTTACCTCGTGGTCCGCTAGATTACTCTCGAAAGGGGGTAAAGAGGTTCAAATAAAATCTGTGGCGCAAGCTGTGCCGACATACAATATGTCGTGCTACTTGCTTCCACAAGGCATTGTGGAGAAACTAAAGAGTGCTATCTCAAACTTTTGGTGGAGCTCGAGCCAAAACAACCGAGGATTACACTGGATTGCATGGGACAAGATATGTGTTCCACATGATCAAGGTGGACTTGGTTTTTTGGACCTACACGACTTTAATATCGCCCTATTAGCAAAACAACTTTGGAGATTGATCCAGTTTCCAAAGTCTCTGCTTGCTCGAGTCTTGAGAGGACGGTACTATAATCGATCAAGCCCCTTGGAAGATCGGAAGGTCTACTCACCCTCATATGGCTGGCGTAGCATTATGGCAGCAAAACCACTCCTCAAATCAGGCCTACGAAAGACTATTGGAGCAGGACAAAACACATGTGTTTGGTCTGAGCCTTGGATTCCGGACATTGAGGCTCGCCCGCCGAGACCATCCAATCAAATCACTCATAGACACCCAAAACTCCTTGTCCACTCCTTCATTAGGCGTGATACAAGGGATTGGGATACTAACCTGTTACTAGAATACTTTCATTCTGAGGATATCCCATTAATACTCAAACTACGACCAAGTAATACGTGGTCTATGGATGGGTATGCGTGGAACTTTACAAAGTCGGGCGTTTACTCAGTAAAATCAGGATATCAACGTTTACAGAAGACTAAACCATGTGATGACGAAGCTCAGATTGTACAACCAAGTATCACTGGTTTACAGAGCCATGTGTGGAGTATCCCCGCTCCCGGGAAGATGAAACACTTTATGTGGCAAGCTTTGACAGGATGTATTGCTACAGCCGAAAGACTTGCATATAGACACTTGGGAACCGATAGGAGCTGTCCTAGATGCGGTGACCCTGAGGAAACCATTAATCACCTCCTCTTTGAATGCCCCCCGGCTCTCCAGGTGTGGGCTTTATCGGACTATCCGTCCCTTCCGGGTTACTTCCCGAGTACCTCTGTTTATCAAAACATGAACTTCCTTTTTTGGAAGAAGAGAAACGTGGCCCCTAGGGAACCACTTATTGAGACTTTTCCATGGATcttatggtacatttggaaggctCGCAATGATAAATTTTTCAATGGTAAGGATATCTCCCTATTGGATACCCTCCAGCTAGCTTCCCTCGAAGCTGACTGTTGGAGGAAAGCAAATTTACTGGAGGAGGGAGAAGAAGAGGAGCAACATCCTACTCCGTCACTGGTTTCGACTGCTTCTGTGGACCCCCAACGTCCGACCTGCCAAATCGATGCATCATGGATCGAGAATAGCACGGTTAGTGGCTTAGGGTGGTTCTACAAGGATCAAATGGGAGTCGAAAGATTTGGCCTACAAGGATGCAGGAAAAGCCTATCAGCTCTCCATGCAGAGATGGAAGGACTCATATGGTCGATGTCCTGCTTACGAGAGTTACAGTACACCGTGATTCATATCGAGACTGACTGTTCGGACTTGGTGGACATGATTTCGAACCCTACTGACTGGCCGGCTTTTGCCTCCGAGTTAGTTTCCTTTCGACTTTTACGAGCCGGTTTCTTGGAGTTCAGTATTAGCCGCATACCGAGGACAAGAAATTCTCGTGCAGATTCTCTCGCCAAGGAAGCAAGATGTAGCGGTGTTCTCTTTTTCCATATTGATCAGACTCAGTCGGACAGAGCGTCTCTTCGGAACGACTCAAACCCGACTACCACTTGATCTTAGAAGATGGgcgtcgacaaaaaaaaaaaagaacaggaGTGAATGGTAGTTAAAGGTATTAAacatctaaaaactaaaaagtaatCGGAGCCATTAGACCGTTTGATGGTTTATCTCTTTTGTATAGTTActttaattaagtttttttttttgtttattaaagtAATAGAGATGACTAATCGAGATAGGGGCAATTTCGGAAATTGAGAGATTTTAAAATAGTGGACCCCTTTTCCTTCCTTGCTGTTATTTAGCGAAGATACTTTCTTATTTTTAGCTTCGCACTTGTCTGAATCACACCAGAGACACTTTCTTCCGTCAAATGTCTTCTCGCCGGAGAGTTCTTCTGAAGGTTATCATCCTCGGTGATAGCGGGTGATCTCCTCTCCTCTTCCGATTCGatgtgattttgatttttgtacATTGATGAAAATAGATTatgatgtttttcttttgtttcagggTTGGCAAAACATCGTTGATGAATCAGTACGTTTCTAAAAACCAATCACAGATCTATAATTGTAGTTTTAtccttttgtttttaatatgaaattcGATTTTTTGGTGTCTGTTTAGGTTTGTGAATCGCAAGTTTAGTAATCAGTATAAAGCTACCATTGGAGCTGATTTCTTGACCAAAGAGGTTCAAATCGATGACAGGATCTTCACTTTACAGGTAATTCAACACCATTATTGCTTATTGCTTATTGCTTATtagtatatactatttttttttttgaactttagtatatactattatacatttataattcTTATTGGAATATTCTTATTGGATCTTGCTTTTTGTATAAAGTAGAATAAGATGTTTAAATCTTGCTTTTTGAGTAACAATTTGAATTCTCCTATTGTATTGTTTCTTAGGAAACTACAATGTTTTCTTGTCTATAATGATATTACTAGTACTACACACATGACCGGTTCTAAGATTTTAGAGATTACAAACAATTTAGTAagaatttgaatatttattttaaagaaaatttgtttttgtaactatttaGTGAAAGTTTAATAGCGTTTCACTCTTTAAAATTTGGAGATCTTGGCTAGTTCTGAGTACAAATAGGAATGTTCTTTTAAATCCCTCGAGTCCATACTACAGATTTGGGATACTGCTGGGCAAGAAAGGTTCCAAAGTCTGGGAGTAGCTTTCTACAGAGGAGCTGATTGTTGTGTTCTTGTTAACGATGTCAATGTTATGAAGTCTTTCGAGAATCTTAATAACTGGAGGGAAGAGTTCTTGATTCAGGTATAACACAACTCCATTTGGATACCATTTTATTGCTATTATTTATAAATCGAAATGTTACATTGTCTTCATTGTTTAGGCTAGTCCATCAGATCCTGAGAACTTCCCGTTTGTCGTGTTGGGGAACAAGACCGATGTTGACGGTGGCAAGAGCCGAGTGGTGAGACCCTTTGCTTCTTCTTTATTATCCCTTGTCAAGTATCTATATGCTAAAGTCATCCTACATCTATTAGGTTTCTGAGAAGAAAGCAAAGGCATGGTGTGCATCTAAAGGAAACATTCCTTACTTTGAGACATCCGCCAAAGAAGGATTCAATGTAGACGCGGCTTTCGAATGCATCACCAAGAATGCCTTCAAGAATGAACCTGAGGAAGAACCGTAAGTAACACAGCTCTGTCAAAGTCACATAACTTTTCATGCTGTTTTTGTAGTCTTTATCTCCATCTCGTCCTGTGAATGACTGCGCAGGTACATGCCTGACACCATTGATGTTGCTAGAGGCCAGCAACAAAGATCAACAGGGTGCGAATGCTAAATCAAGTTTGTTGATATACCCTTCTATAAAGTTAATCTCAGTTCATTGATTCACAGATTTTAAAGGATTTGGTTTCCTTTCTTATCCAATTCCATAcaatattaaaatcatgtaatgtCACAAAACTCTCTTCTATAAGCTTTCTATCTCTCTTTTTGTGTCTACATTTCCTCCAACTTTATTACAATTCATCTCTAGCAGAACCCTCCTTTGGTTTCAACTCTTCGTTGATGAAAACAGCCATGTCCTTGGCACTAAGTTTAGTTGATAGCTTTAACTGTTAAGATAAAAACTTGGTAAGAAAACTACATAGAAGGCTTATAACTCTGCTCTATCAAAAAGGTTATTACCGGTTTCTCCTTTTCACCAGATTTGTAGAGCAAGATGGTCGGAAAATCATCAACCTGTCACCAACACATCAATAAGATTAGCTATTTGTCAGTCTTGGGTTGCAGGTAATAAGATTTTGATTCACCTGAAGCTTGCCATGCTCATTCACCGAAGCATCGATTCTTGCGAAAACAAGATTCTCAAAGCCTTTGAAATGCTTAGCCAACTTCAAGACTTGTTTGCTCATCGCCTCGCAGTTCACACACCATGGTGTATGTACCTCAAGAAGAACGTTCTCGGGGCTGTGTAATACCAACTCATCAAAAGTCTTTCCTACCACAGTCACTATGCTTGCGTTTTCCTGCAGGTCTCAACAGGTTATTTTGATCTTGGCTCG
It encodes:
- the LOC103832803 gene encoding ras-related protein RABG3d; translation: MSSRRRVLLKVIILGDSGVGKTSLMNQFVNRKFSNQYKATIGADFLTKEVQIDDRIFTLQIWDTAGQERFQSLGVAFYRGADCCVLVNDVNVMKSFENLNNWREEFLIQASPSDPENFPFVVLGNKTDVDGGKSRVVSEKKAKAWCASKGNIPYFETSAKEGFNVDAAFECITKNAFKNEPEEEPYMPDTIDVARGQQQRSTGCEC